A window of the Myripristis murdjan chromosome 15, fMyrMur1.1, whole genome shotgun sequence genome harbors these coding sequences:
- the LOC115373092 gene encoding interferon-induced, double-stranded RNA-activated protein kinase-like — protein sequence MDGDNYVTRLNEFAQKTCSLLHYEDLRSDGPDHSKTFTKRAVINGHGYPSGVGKNKKEAKQNAARQALASLELQDPVFSMETSVEPLYQRNVSQPNLICWLNEHGQKNRITIKPVESTRMGPNNTTQCCYFVVGGKEYPPAYGRTKKEAKEEAARLVYNDIFGSQTTGTADENESSTSGQPNGQLNDSLSSINDKMTEINMSSKETNFIGIINHYCQKTSRHPDFMLVRKTGPSHCPIFSYKVVIDDKEYPEGEGKTVNEAKQNAAHLAYIALQEQSDWNSQVSFKSVTSEDGTTPSFSRPQSTWESTDETPQSMATYDSSNPFRVQEPKPDVKPRRNLAVNFQNAQGKSREDGMIPDLKVYRNIKKTLSENPSTHVVISRFTSEFDSIERLGRGGFGRVYKARRKLEERFFAVKIVRFKEKARREVGALAEFQHPNIVRYYTAWTEPSEYKSDSSSDGDSTSQSSSDPSAQYLYIQMELCDKKTLREWIDEKNTQQRDHKRREVGLTIMKQIVNGVVYIHSKRLLHRDLKPANIMFGREGEVKIGDFGLVTAEDNESDENLIERTKRTGTKSYMAPEQESHSTYDRKVDIFALGLIYFEVLCNISTHQERAKIWNDIRGQKLPTGFSVKFRQEHKLITSMLCAMPEDRPEASKVKTELELISLALDREHVMKLDNRTV from the exons ATGGACGGCGATAATTACGTCACTAGATTAAATGAGTTTGCACAAAAAACATGCTCGCTGCTTCACTACGAGGACCTTCGTTCTGACGGCCCCGATCACAGTAAAAC ATTCACCAAGAGGGCAGTGATTAATGGTCATGGTTATCCCAGTGGGGTGGGGAAGAACAAAAAGGAAGCCAAGCAAAATGCTGCTAGACAGGCCCTGGCCAGTTTGGAGCTGCAGGATCCAGTCTTCTCC ATGGAAACATCAGTGGAACCACTTTATCAGAGAAATGTCAGTCAACCCAACTTAATATGCTGGCTCAATGAACACGGTCAGAAAAACAGGATCACCATAAAACCTGTGGAGTCAACCAGAATGGGCCCAAATAACACAACTCA ATGCTGTTACTTTGTGGTTGGCGGTAAGGAATACCCACCTGCCTATGGGAGAACAAAAAAGGAAGCAAAGGAGGAAGCAGCCAGGCTTGTATATAATGACATATTTGGCAGTCAAACTACAGGT acTGCAGATGAGAATGAGAGCAGTACATCAGGTCAACCAAACGGACAACTGAATGACAGTCTTTCCAGCATCAA tgataaaatgacagaaattaaTATGAGCTCTAAAGAAACAAATTTCATTGGAATTATCAACCACTACTGTCAGAAGACAAGTCGCCACCCTGACTTCATGTTAGTGAGAAAAACTGGTCCGTCCCATTGCCCGAT ATTTTCCTACAAAGTTGTAATTGACGACAAGGAGTACCCTGAAGGTGAGGGTAAGACTGTCAATGAAGCCAAGCAAAACGCAGCTCACCTGGCCTACATTGCGCTTCAGGAACAATCCGACTGGAACAGCCAG GTGTCCTTCAAGTCAGTTACGTCTGAAGATGGCACAACACCCAGTTTCTCAAGACCACAGAGCACATG GGAGTCCACTGATGAAACACCACAAAGCATGGCAACATACGACTCATCTAATCCTTTCAGGGTTCAG GAACCAAAACCTGATGTAAAGCCTAGAAGAAA TCTTGCAGTGAATTTCCAGAATGCACAAGGAAAGAGCAGAGAG GATGGGATGATTCCAGATTTAAAAGTATACAGGAATATCAAAAAAACACTCAGTGAGAATCCGTCTACCCACGTGGTAATTTCAAG GTTCACATCAGAATTTGACTCCATTGAGCGCCTTGGCAGAGGAGGCTTCGGTCGTGTGTACAAGGCGAGACGAAAACTTGAAGAGAGGTTTTTCGCTGTAAAGATCGTCCGCTTTAAAGA AAAAGCTCGACGAGAGGTGGGGGCGCTGGCTGAGTTCCAGCATCCTAACATCGTGCGATACTACACAGCTTGGACCGAGCCTTCAGAGTACAAAAGTGACTCTTCATCTGACGGCGACAGCACTTCCCA GTCCAGCAGCGATCCATCTGCACAGTACCTGTACATTCAGATGGAGTTATGTGACAAGAAAACACTTAGAGAGTGGATAGATGAGAAGAACACCCAACAGCGAGATCACAAGAGAAGGGAAGTAGGTCTGACTATCATGAAGCAGATAGTTAATGGAGTCGTGTATATCCACTCCAAGAGGCTGCTCCACCGAGACCTCAAG CCTGCCAACATCATGTttggaagggaaggagaggtgAAGATTGGGGACTTTGGTCTGGTTACCGCCGAGGACAACGAGAGTGACGAGAACCTGATAGAGCGGACAAAGAGAACAGGAACCAAGTCTTACATGGCTCCTGAACAA GAGAGCCACAGCACCTACGACAGAAAAGTGGACATATTTGCTTTGGGGTTGATATATTTTGAAGTCCTTTGCAACATCTCTACTCATCAGGAAAGAGCAAAG ATCTGGAATGATATCCGAGGTCAGAAACTTCCCACAGGCTTTTCAGTGAAGTTTCGCCAAGAg CACAAATTAATCACGTCCATGCTGTGCGCGATGCCAGAAGACCGACCAGAGGCAAGCAAAGTAAAGACAGAGCTGGAATTAATTTCTCTCGCACTAGACAGGGAACACGTCATGAAACTGGACAATAGGACCGTCTGA